The Bacillus sp. F19 DNA segment ATATCCAAAGCCTGACTAGCCCCTACAGTTACAATAACCTCGTCCTCATAGCGATAAGAAACATTGAATTTCTTTTGCAAATACCTCACAATCTCCACTCTCAGCTCTGCAAGACCTGCATTCGCTGTATAGGAGGTAAAGCCCTGCTCGAGCGATAAGATGCATGCTTCCCTGACATTCCATGAAGTGACAAAATCCGGTTCTCCGACTCCAAGCGAAATAACACCTTCCATGCCAGCCGCAAGATCAAAGAACTTGCGGATGCCGGAAGGCTTTAATTGTGAAACGGTTTTAGATAAATACTCCTCTTGTGTCATGGAGACACCACAATTCGTCTGTCTTCATCATCCTGCTCGTAAATTTTGCCGTCATGCTTATATTTTTTCAAAATAAAATGAGTCGTTGTTGACAGCACAGAATCAAGAGTAGAAAGCTTATCTGAAACAAAATGGGCAACCTCTGACATCGACCTGCCTTCAATCACAACCGATAAGTCGTAAGCCCCTGACATGAGGTACACCGACTTTACCTCTTTAAATCTGTATATTCGTTCAGCAATCGCATCAAAACCTGTTCCTCTTTTTGGAGCGACCTTTACGTCGATCATGGCTGTTACGCCTTCATGACCATCTACTTTGCGCCAGTTGACAGTTGTCGAATAATCAATAATGACCTTCAATTCTTCAAGGCGTTTAATCGTTTCAATCGTTTCTTCCTCTGACAGCTGCACCATTTTGGCAATTGCAAGAGGAGTTAGTCTGCTGTTTTCCTCTAAAAGCTCAAGTATTTCCGTTTCCTTTTGAGAAAGCTTCATTTCGTCGTCCTCCTTCTATCCATTAAGAATGTTCTGATAATTATAGCATGAACAGGAGAAAACAGACATGGGGGTTTCCCGTTTTTTTTCCTCAAATTACGGGTAGATTTTACATGAGTTATTTCTGGATTCAAGGTTAAAATAGTAGAAACTTTTGCGGCAAAAATGCTGTTAACCGTCAGCTTTTGTCAAAATATACGAATTCATATCATATGAAGAAAAGCGCAAGCGCTTGTTTAGCTCAGTCATGGCAGATAAGAATCGGGCAGGAAAGTCCGGGTTTGACTTTTTGCCGGATTTGTTCAGGCCGGGAGTTGGGCAATTTCGCTCGCCATCAATGCGCAAAATGTTATATTTTCTTATCTCTTTAAGAAAATCAGAATAAGTGCTGGAGTGAATGATTATGGTGACTTTTGAAAATAAACAGGAATTCAAGATGAAGATACAGGGCATTCATGTTCATTACGAGCTCTATGAGAACCCTGGAAAACCTACAATGGTATTGATCCACGGCTTTCTTTCTTCCACATTCAGCTACCGGCGGCTGATCCCGTATTTAAGAACTGAGTATCGTATTATTGCGGTTGACCTGCCTCCTTTTGGGCAGTCGGAAAAGTCCATTGCATTTGTTTACTCATACCGCAATATGGCTAAAGTCGTCATTGAGCTTTTAAAAAACCTTCAAGTGGATGACGCCATTCTTGTTGGACATTCGATGGGCGGACAAATTTCCTTGTACGCTTTAAAAGAAATGCCTGAAATGTTCAGAAAGGTTGTCCTTCTTTGCAGTTCAGGATATATGAAAAGATCTCATCCCTCCCTTATATTCGGTTCATATGTGCCTTATTTCTATCTTTGCATCAAACATATTATGAGCCGGCAGGGAGTAAGGAAAAACCTTTGCAATGTCGTTTATGACCATTCATTGATTGATCAGGAAATGATGGATGGCTATATTCAGCCGTTTTATGATGACCGGATTTTTATGGCTTTATCTCGCATGATTCGTGACCGTGAAGGTGATTTATCTGCAGATGATTTAAAAAAAATTGAAACACCGAGCCTGCTTATTTGGGGACAGGAAGATAAAGTCGTTCCCGTGCAGATCGGTGAACGCATGAATAAAGATCTTCCAAATTCTCATTTCTTTTCGTTAAAAAATACAGGACATCTAGTTCCAGAAGAGCGTCCTGATTTCGTTTCCGAACGAATTTTCGAATTTTGCGTGTAACATGCAAAAAGTGAAAACAAAAAATGCAGCTGAGAACGGCCGTTTACCGTTCACAAGCTGCATTATTTTTTATAAGAAGCAATTCAATAGCTATTTTTTCACATTCTTTTAATGGAATAATTTCTTCAAAGGAGAATTCATAAATAGACTGAATTTTTCTGGACAAAGCGGAAGGCGCTTCTGAAACATGAAC contains these protein-coding regions:
- a CDS encoding Lrp/AsnC family transcriptional regulator, with the translated sequence MKLSQKETEILELLEENSRLTPLAIAKMVQLSEEETIETIKRLEELKVIIDYSTTVNWRKVDGHEGVTAMIDVKVAPKRGTGFDAIAERIYRFKEVKSVYLMSGAYDLSVVIEGRSMSEVAHFVSDKLSTLDSVLSTTTHFILKKYKHDGKIYEQDDEDRRIVVSP
- a CDS encoding alpha/beta hydrolase produces the protein MVTFENKQEFKMKIQGIHVHYELYENPGKPTMVLIHGFLSSTFSYRRLIPYLRTEYRIIAVDLPPFGQSEKSIAFVYSYRNMAKVVIELLKNLQVDDAILVGHSMGGQISLYALKEMPEMFRKVVLLCSSGYMKRSHPSLIFGSYVPYFYLCIKHIMSRQGVRKNLCNVVYDHSLIDQEMMDGYIQPFYDDRIFMALSRMIRDREGDLSADDLKKIETPSLLIWGQEDKVVPVQIGERMNKDLPNSHFFSLKNTGHLVPEERPDFVSERIFEFCV
- a CDS encoding YugE family protein yields the protein MKEANEQMLEILYKWDPLHYGAEAYETEVFDVLQAVHVSEAPSALSRKIQSIYEFSFEEIIPLKECEKIAIELLLIKNNAACER